ATACGTCGTGCAAGGCGAGGCGATCGACGCGAGCGGCAAGCAGAGCAGCAGCGTCTCGATCACCACGAATGACCCGGGCAAAGCCAGCCTTCCGCTGCTGCCGCTGCCGAAAATCGAAGGCCCGGCCAACGGGGCCAGCGGGGTGGGGCAGCGCCCTACCTTTCGCTGGACCGCGATTCCGCACGAGGTGAGCTACGAGTTGACCCTGCGCGAGGTCGGCGAGGGCAAGGCCAAATGGATTGGCCGCACGTCCTACTCCCAGATCACCTATCCCGGCTTCGCCCTGAATGACATCAACGGCGGTGCGCTGCGGCCTGAGCGAAAATACACGTGGAGCCTGCGCGCGGTGGAATTGCTCGAGGAGACTGAACTTCCCGATACGCCGAGTTTCAGGCTGACTGCAGCCGAGGCGAAAGTGCCGATGAGGCCGTTCCGGACGCGCAAGCGGGAGGTGGAGATTCGCGAAATGGGCTTCGCCTTATGAGTCGCCGCGCGCGTCGAGCCCTGCCGGCCGCGGCCTGGCTGCTGGGGGCAGCGGCGCTGCTGGGGGCCTGCCGGGTGGCCCAGCTGGCCGAGCCTCCGGGGACCGCGCCCGCGCGCGACTGGCGCCGTGGCGAGATCGTGGTGACCTGGACGGAGGCCCCCGCAAGCGAGCAGGTGCGCCTGCACGCCGAGCGACTCGGGGGCCAGGTGCTGGCAGTGGAGGGGCAGCGGGCGCTCTTGCGCGTGCCGGCTGGCCAGGAGCTTCGAGCCTGTGTGGAACTGCGCGCGGCCGACCCCAGTGTTCGGCACGCCGAGCCGAATCGCGTCGTGCGCAGCCAGCACGTCGGCACCCTGCGCCCGCTCGCGCGGCGCCTGCAGGCCCTGCCGAATGATGAGGCCTTCGGTCGCGGCTCGCCGGTGCCGGGCCAGGCCGTCACCTGGGGGCTCTCGGCGATACGCGCCGAGGCGGCCTGGGAGGTCAGCACCGGCGATCCGGGCATCCTGGTGGCGGTGATCGACACGGGCGTCGACATGGCCCATCCCGACCTGGCCACCAACCTGGACCGCAGCGGTGCGCGCAACTTCGTGGAAGCTGGTCGCCCGCCCGATGACGACTTCGGGCACGGCACGCACGTGGCGGGCATCATCGCAGCCGTCGGCAACAACTCGCAAGGCGCGGCTGGGGTGGCCTTTCGCACCAAGGTGCTGCCCCTGCGGGTGCTGGGCGTGGATGGTTCCGGCAGCACCTGGAACACGGTGGCCGCGCTGGACTATGCGGTGGCCCGGAAGGCCTCGGTGATCAATCTCAGCCTGGGTTCCTCGGAACGCAGCGACGTCGAGGAAGAGGCGATCCAACGGGCCATTCAAGCCGGGGCGGTGGTGGTGGCCGCCGCCGGCAATGAGGCCACGGACGGCAACTACCTGGAATACCCGGCCTCCTATCCCGGCGTGGTCAGCGTGGCAGCGATTGGCCCGGACCTGAAACGGGCCCCCTTCTCAAACTTCAACAGCTGGGTCACGCTGTCCGCGCCCGGCGTGGATGTTTTCTCGACCATCCCGACCCAGTTCAGTCCGGGCGTCCCCTATGGTTACATGAGCGGCACCAGCATGGCCGCGCCCATGGTGGCCGGCGCGGCCGCCCTGTTATTTGCGGTATATCCGCGCTGGACACCTGCCCAGGTGGTGGAGCGGCTGCGCCGGAGTGCCAGAGAACTGACGCCCCAGGGGGATCCGGTGGCCGGCTTCGACGTGTTTTTTGGCGCAGGCTTGCTGGACGTGGGAAAGGCCTTGGGGAAATGACACCAGACCGTCAGGATGATAGGGCCCCCTGGGGCGAACCGCTCGCCAGCGTCTGGCGCAGCGACGAACTGGAGTCCGTTCATCTGGGGCACCTGGTCGTGCTGGACGAGGCCGGCCACGTCAGGGTGTCGCGCGGGCACGTCGAGACGCCGATCTGGGTGCGCTCGGCGATCAAGCCGGTGCAGGCACTGCCGCTCTGGCTGACGGGCGCGGCCGACGCCCTGGGCTTGGAGGAGGCCCAGCTCGCGGTGACGATGGCCTCCCATTCGGGCCAATCAACCCACCGGGAGGCCGTGGCGGGTTTGCTGGCCGCGGCCGGCCTGGAGGCCGAGCAGCTGGGCTGCGGGCGGCACACGCCCTACAACGACGAGGTCGCCACGCAGTTGCTGCGCCAGGGGCAGACCCCGGACCTGCTGCATTGCAACTGTTCCGGCAAGCACGCCGGGATGCTGGCGGTCTGCCGCCACATGGGCTGGGACCTGGCCAGCTACCGCGACCCGCAACACCCCTTGCAAGAGATGATTCGCGACCTGCTGGCCGTGTTCGCCGGTGTGCATCGAGAGACGATCGGTCACGGCGTGGATGGCTGTGGCGCCCCCGTCTGGCGCTTGCCGCTGATCGGGCTCGCCCGCGCCTACCACCGCCTGTGCCGACCCGAAGGGCTGCCGGACGAGCTGGCCCAGGTGGCCCGCCGAGCGGCCGCGGTGTTTGCGGCGCATCCGCTGGCGATCGCCGGAAGCGGACGCCTGGACACCGCGCTGGTCGAGGCCGGGGCCGGTCGCCTGCTGGCCAAGATCGGCGGCGAGGCCGTTCACGCCGGTGGCTGGATTGGCCCGGGCCAGGCCTGGGCCCTCAAGATCGGGGACGGCAACAAGCGGGCGATCGGGCCAGCGCTGGCACGCGCGATGGCACTGGCAGGGGCTCCCCTGCCGAGCTCCGCGACGCTGGAAGGCCACCTGAACCCGCCGGTCGACAACAACCACGGCACCATCGTGGGCGCGGTCAGGGCAGCCTGGTAGCTCGCAACCGGACCGGAGCGATTCGGTATTACACCGTCTCGCTCAACGCGAACCGAAATGGGGCTTACAGGCCAAAACCCACCCGGCCCTTGGGCTTGGCGTCCTCAGGCTTGCGGGCGCGCCGGAAAACGTAAAGCGGGGCGGCCGCAACCAGGACCCAACCTTCTTGGCCCAGCTGATTGAGGCGCTGCTTCAGCGCCTCGGACTTCTCGCCGGCCAGGTCGAGCACTTCGTACTCCATCGGCGGGTTCAGGCGGTCCTCACCGGCTTTGGCCGCCACCACGGGCGCCCGCAGGCTGATCGACTCTTCGTCCTCGTCGTGGCTGACGGGCGAAACCGGCTTGGTCAGGAATTCAGACATGGTCAAGCACCCTCCTGTGTGGGCGTCATTATAGCAGACCCCTGGCCGAACACCGGGTATGATGGCGGGGCAATCCCCGCGTACAAGCAAGGCAACTCTCGTGACCCCCACCACCGAAGTCACCCTCTACAGCGATGGCTGTGCCCTGAACAATCCCGGGCCGGGTGGCTGGGCCGCGATCCTGGTATTCAAGGGCGTGGAGAAGGAAGTGACGGGGGGCGAGGTGCAGTCCACCAACAATCGCGCCGAGCTGATGGCCGTGATCAGTGGGTTGCAGGCCTTGAAACGCCCCTGCAAGGTTCACGTGGTCACCGACAGCCAGTACGTGATTCGGGGCATGACCGAATGGCTCCCCGGCTGGATCCGGCGCGGCTGGCGCAATGCGGAGGGCGAGCCGGTGAAGAATCGCGAGCTATGGGAACGCCTCAGTGAGGCCGCCGCCCCGCATCGCCTGAGCTGGGAATGGGTCAAGGGCCATGCCGGCCACCCTTACAACGAACGGTGCGACCGCCTTGCCAAGGCCGAGGCCCAGCTCCAGAAGGCGAGTGCCGTCTCCTGAAAGCGGGATCGCCCTGCCGGCAATCAGCGTAGCCAGCTGACGGCGAGCGGCTCCGCCCGCGCACTCGGATGAAGCTCAGCGTCCTGAAGGGGCTCTGACACTATCCTGCCGGCGGCCGACCGCATCCGGACTGTCGGCATCGGGCTCCCGGGCCTGCAGCCAGTCTTGCTGCCAGACCTCCCGCAAGGTGGCGATCGCCCCGCTGTCATCGAGCATCATGCCCAATTCCCGATTCAGGTCCAGGGAATTGGTCGAGAAGTTGATCGAGCCCACGTAGGCGGTCTGCCCATCGGCCACAATGTACTTGGCGTGCAGGTAAGGCTTGCTCTGGCTACGGGTCGGCACGCCGTTCGCGATCAACGTCCGGGCCGCAGGCAAGTTGGCCGGCACCTTCTTCACCCCGCCGACCAGCACGCGAACATCGACCCCGGCGCGCCGCTTCTCGATCAAGGTTGCCACCACCTCCGGATCGCTGATGACCTCCACACCCACCAGCAACTCGCGCTGAGCCTGGTTCATCAGACCCAGAATGCGCCACCGCGCATTGGTCGGGCTGACGACCAGATCCGGATCCGTGGGCAGGTAGCTCTGTCGGTTCCAATCCGCAATGAAGATCCGGCGCAATTCAGCCACGTCCGACTGGGAGCGGTTGATCACGGCGAACTCCCGATTGGTCTCGGTGGCGGCGCGGGTCAGGTTGTAGGTCAGCACGTAGGCGGTCTCGCCATCCACCAGCATGGTCTTGGCGTGGGTCAGGGTGAAGCTCGGATTGGTCCAGGCCACCTCGACCCCTGACTCCTGCAGGTTGGCCGCCACCGCCTTGTTGCCCG
Above is a window of Candidatus Sericytochromatia bacterium DNA encoding:
- a CDS encoding phosphatidylserine/phosphatidylglycerophosphate/cardiolipin synthase family protein — translated: MRRIHLTACILLYALCLLGCGRSGGAGAAYAPRIPVRPVAAKMHAPGHISILKQPEAGTAPIVSAIDGAAHSVWLQIYMLTDAEVIEALRRAAARGIDVRVLLEESPYNPGNPGGALSGNKAVAANLQESGVEVAWTNPSFTLTHAKTMLVDGETAYVLTYNLTRAATETNREFAVINRSQSDVAELRRIFIADWNRQSYLPTDPDLVVSPTNARWRILGLMNQAQRELLVGVEVISDPEVVATLIEKRRAGVDVRVLVGGVKKVPANLPAARTLIANGVPTRSQSKPYLHAKYIVADGQTAYVGSINFSTNSLDLNRELGMMLDDSGAIATLREVWQQDWLQAREPDADSPDAVGRRQDSVRAPSGR
- the rnhA gene encoding ribonuclease HI, which codes for MTPTTEVTLYSDGCALNNPGPGGWAAILVFKGVEKEVTGGEVQSTNNRAELMAVISGLQALKRPCKVHVVTDSQYVIRGMTEWLPGWIRRGWRNAEGEPVKNRELWERLSEAAAPHRLSWEWVKGHAGHPYNERCDRLAKAEAQLQKASAVS
- a CDS encoding S8 family serine peptidase, whose translation is MSRRARRALPAAAWLLGAAALLGACRVAQLAEPPGTAPARDWRRGEIVVTWTEAPASEQVRLHAERLGGQVLAVEGQRALLRVPAGQELRACVELRAADPSVRHAEPNRVVRSQHVGTLRPLARRLQALPNDEAFGRGSPVPGQAVTWGLSAIRAEAAWEVSTGDPGILVAVIDTGVDMAHPDLATNLDRSGARNFVEAGRPPDDDFGHGTHVAGIIAAVGNNSQGAAGVAFRTKVLPLRVLGVDGSGSTWNTVAALDYAVARKASVINLSLGSSERSDVEEEAIQRAIQAGAVVVAAAGNEATDGNYLEYPASYPGVVSVAAIGPDLKRAPFSNFNSWVTLSAPGVDVFSTIPTQFSPGVPYGYMSGTSMAAPMVAGAAALLFAVYPRWTPAQVVERLRRSARELTPQGDPVAGFDVFFGAGLLDVGKALGK
- a CDS encoding asparaginase, whose translation is MTPDRQDDRAPWGEPLASVWRSDELESVHLGHLVVLDEAGHVRVSRGHVETPIWVRSAIKPVQALPLWLTGAADALGLEEAQLAVTMASHSGQSTHREAVAGLLAAAGLEAEQLGCGRHTPYNDEVATQLLRQGQTPDLLHCNCSGKHAGMLAVCRHMGWDLASYRDPQHPLQEMIRDLLAVFAGVHRETIGHGVDGCGAPVWRLPLIGLARAYHRLCRPEGLPDELAQVARRAAAVFAAHPLAIAGSGRLDTALVEAGAGRLLAKIGGEAVHAGGWIGPGQAWALKIGDGNKRAIGPALARAMALAGAPLPSSATLEGHLNPPVDNNHGTIVGAVRAAW